TGGCTCGCTCTTTATCCGCGGGAGGCGCTCGCAAAGGACGCTTCCATCTCTCCGGAAGGAGAGGGTTTTTCCGGCTTTTCGCTGGCGCACAACGTTCGCACCCGCGAGGAAGTTGACCAAATCCTTCGGGAGGCGGAGGCGGCGGGCGCGAACATACGCAAAAAAGCCCAGGATACAGACTGGGGCGGCTATTCGGGTTGTTTCACCGACCCGGATGGTTTCCTGTGGGAGATCGCCTGGAACCCCCATTTTTGGATCGAATAAATTCGCCGCCATGCTGATTTTGCAGATACTCCTATCCCTCGTTCTCCTGTTCGGTGGAGGAGAGTTGCTCGTCCGCGGCGCCGTCGCCGCGGCCCGGCGGGCGAGGGTGAGCCCGATGCTCATCGGCCTCACCCTTGTCGGCTTCGGCA
This genomic window from bacterium contains:
- a CDS encoding VOC family protein, with amino-acid sequence MEPRISIVTLGVSNLENSIAFYRDGLGLPMREGPEEIAFFETSATWLALYPREALAKDASISPEGEGFSGFSLAHNVRTREEVDQILREAEAAGANIRKKAQDTDWGGYSGCFTDPDGFLWEIAWNPHFWIE
- a CDS encoding sodium:calcium antiporter; this translates as MLILQILLSLVLLFGGGELLVRGAVAAARRARVSPMLIGLTLVGFGTSTPELATSLQAALYGSPEIAVGNILGSNIVNILLILGIAAL